AACATCTCTGCCATTATGGCAGACAGGTACATGTTGATTACCTGAGTGACAATTCTGGTTGGTATGAAGACCCTCTAGGGCTCCGATTATGACAGGCTGCAGCTTGTGGCCTGAACATGATGTTCAGTGCGAGCAGCAGAGAGCATGCAGGAAGAGGCATTTTGCACTAAGAGGAATACAGTAAAAGATCCCTATCAATTCaataaacaacagaataaccaacTGAGCTATTACAATTCTTGCATTTTCTATTCACACACTGCTTTTAATTTATTTGCATGTAACAGATATaagggaaaaagaaaagagaaactaagttgtaatgcatcccttaacccataaagaccacacagcaaagaaacaaaatatggCTGTTCATCCAAACATGGAGGAAATATCAAGCTGAAAAGTGATTTTATATCTCAACACTGAGGTAGAAATGTAGACGGGAAGAGACAGCAGATTGCTGCGTGACAGAATACATTTTTCAGAGCAGAAGGGATTAAACAGCCTTATGTCACAGCATTTATTTTCCCCTGCTGTGATTATACAGGGGGGGTTTCAGCAGGGGATAAAAGAGGATGAATGAAGCAGCACCCTCATCTGGTTCACTGTCAAAACTGCATCCATTATTTCATGAAGAGGAGGCCCTCAGAGAAAGGTTAATCTGTGACAGCCCGGTTTCCACTTAAGAAGAAAACCCTCAGTCAGTGTCACAGATGCTTTCCAGGTTTGACATAAATTAATATACAGTGTCCAAAACACATAGTGCTTTAAACAGAAGTCACTGAGAAACAACCAGAGCCATGAATTGCCCCTAAAACTCTGCGAATGTCAACtgtggaaagaaaaaagaaacattcagCAGCTACTGGTGTGCTTTGGAAGACTGTAGTCATTCATCACGGCTATTTCAGACTGGAAGGACTGGGATACTAACCTCATTCTCAGGTTTCACAGAAAACTCTCAGGGATCATAGCAGACAGTGGGCATTATTGTACTGGCTCTGACACACAGGGCTTGACTTGAAGGAGGAATGTGGTACCATACTGACACCTTGTGGAAAAGCTGCAAACACAGACCCATTTTCTGGGGAGCATGGTGTATTTCACGTTTGATTCAAAGTGTAACAAGGGCCTAAAATGTTCTAGATTCATTAGGGGCTCGGGGCCCTAGTTTACATTTGTGAGACTGTTCTGTTTTGCTCCAAGTTTCAATTTAGAGCAAAACAGCCCAGGCAGGTATTTGCACTTTTAGGGGCACAGTTTGTTCTAAACCAGCTGCAGGGTGTGTTGATTCTCATGAGGACAAACTCAACTTTGCAGTGATGTAATACTTACTGTGGACCCAAATGTCCTAAAAtcttcattttcagtgaaatgcaaaaatctaatGAACGCCTTTAAATTTCATTCAATCAAGAAGGGCATAAAACAGAATGACATTATGCTAAAAAAACTGCTGCAACTGTCATTGATAAAAACAGGACAAATAGCTACAAACATGACACCAGACTCAAAGACCATTTATACACATtgaatgttttattaaaaaagaagTTATAACAGTTTATTTTATACACAACTATTTATGAGGTTATAAGCCTATTAATAGAGAGCATTTGTCCTTTTTGACAAGCATGCCCACTTCACaatgcaaagaaaaaacaagaggAGGAGGGCAAAGGGGGTGATAAAAATAAGACAGAGGATGGACTtttgaaaacagaaaataaactttttgactttttaaccCTCAAGTATCACACACTAAGTACCAAATACATAGTTTCTATTACAAAAACCTGCCATTTTCCATGCTGTGTGTGCCTGCCAAATACCCTGACGGCGGCAGTTGGCCAGTGCAGGGCTGAGACAGAATGGGAAGTGTGCACCGAGCCAGCCTCGACTCCACACCAGAAGCATGCAAGTGCACGAGAAGATCAAGTCAACACATGGGGGGAGGTGATACTACAGGATCAAGGTGCTGGCTGTCTGCAGCTGTGCTGATAAAACGAAGAATGGGCCCTGGATATCCTGTCTATGTTTAAGATCTAACTTGTCCATTCAGTTAGTAGAGGCCCTTCCTCCTTATTATATCCAGCAGAGTGTGAGGGGAGTGTGTGGATACATTATAGGAGTTATGGGGCTATGGCTCTGAGCTGGACACTTCTCTGCAGGTCTGCAGTCACAATCATGAGGCTCCATCAATCCCATCATGGGGGTTACACTTCTTTGAAATCACTGTTTAAAACTGTgggatgttaatttttttttttcatttgacctgAGCCTGTGGTCTTTGagcagaaaaagaagaggaggggtGAAAGCCATAAGGACATTAACCATAAACATTTTTCAATACTCAAAAATTGTTTAGAATTCAAGTTGCAGTTGGAAGTACGATCATTCACTGGTTTGAGGCGATATCCTTTAGTTCATGAATTTAACCTGAAACACAAAGGCAGCATTTTTTTTGACTTGACATTGAATAATGAGTCGGATCAGAGAGAACAGGAACAAGCGAGACTACTGTGAAGATCAGCTGGTTGTTATGTTTACCACCAGGCCACAGCTGAGAAGATCATCCATTTATTGCCCAGCAGATTCACAATGCTTAACACCAAACCTAGAATTTTACCCAAAATCCTGGTTTTGAAAGAGACAAAAATATCATTGGTTCCCTGCTGCACCACTGCATAATCatgctaattttttattttacaattcTTTACTTGGACATACCATATTTTCAGCGCTCGATTACAATAATGCAgaaatgtaaaattaaacaaGTATTCTAATTtgaattaaaacaaagaaaaaatctcTCAAAATCTCAGAGTAGTAATTCATCTGAATCATAACAGCGGCGCTTAAATGACTTCGATAAAAACAAAGTAGCAGTTCTCTTTCTTGAAGAAATACAGCTGTATCAGCAGCTTAGCATGGAGGAACTGTGAGCCAATTGTGAGACTTGGAGTCTTCATATGAGGACATATCTACCATTGCAAAATTACCTTTGCTTCAGTTAAAATGGGTTCATCCTGCTCGAACCCTGAGCTGACATCCAAAACCTCTTATAGGTTGGATGAGAAAACAATGATCCCATAGCTTTAAACAGCCAAACTCctttgataaataaaacaaaccaaagatATGTTTTCAACCTAAACCTGTTATCAAATGTCTTATTAAATTATGACTTTGGAGAAAACCCAATCTCTTAAAACAGGCTGAACCACACTTTTGATTTCTGTACAGTTAGATCTATCAGGCTCactacaggtcaaaggtcaccctaGTTTGAAATCATTCACACTGATCTGTACAACTCTGAATCTGCAAGAGGAGGACAAGCAGGCATGTCTATGGAGTATCTTACGTATAACCACACAACAGACACTAACTAAAACTCAGATGAGCAGTGAATGCTTTATCGGATACGTATACCAAACTAGCTAACTCTATCTGTAAAACAGCGATATAGCATATGTTGTTTAGTTGAAGTCACCACCCAGTGAAACTAACTATCCTGACATGTCAAAAAATCACAGTTCAACGAATATTAGCATGATTCTAATCCCATCAGTACTCTCCGTGTGAAAATGTTAATCACTATGCAAGATACAACCAAACTCCTGTATTTCAAACCTGAGCCATAAAAGTCTAACAAACCTACATTAGCTCAAATACACCCAATGCCACTCAGCCCTGGGTAATCCACCAAACCTGCAAAAGAGTGATGTTCAGGAAAAGGTAGATGTTATATCATAAATCGCACAAGATCAAATTGCAGGAAGGGGAGAGGAAAAGTAGGTTGAGTAAAAACAATGTGCTTactgctttttttaaattttattttatcataatGGCTTTTTGGAATAATGGTTTCAGGGACTTATTCAATGGTCACCTTCTTTATGTGATGAGGCACAGAAAAGGGGGTTATTAGGTGATAAGGTGATCCAAGTATGACTCAGCCTTGAATCTCCCACTCAGGATCCACAATCTGCCACAAAGCAACTGGTCATTCTTACTGCAATCACTGAAGTGAATACATTTCAAGGTTGTCTAGGTAGTTTGACTGCCACATTAGCCAGGCAAAATACACCGTCAGTGTTTTAGGCTCTACACTGAGTTCTCATGAGGCTACTGAgagtcctttgttttttttttttgtttttttttaaatcactgtaCAAGGTAGATgctgtacacacacaaaaaaaaaaaaaaaaaaaagcaaacgtgCTGCCCCCCCATCGGCAAAAAGTGAAAAGTACAAGAAATAaagcagagggaaaaaaaagagccaaaaatcAAAGCTACGATTGCAATCTCTTTCCATTCATCATGGATTTACATCTTAATCCACCACATTGAACCAACAATGAAGGATGCCTGGGTTTTCTTAGTTTCTTCTTTAAGTAAGAAGTTGATGTACACGTGAAGTCAATTCCCCTAAATAAAAATCCTATGGGCCTAAATATCATATATTGGGTCCTCCCTAGTAATCTTCTAACGTGTTATCAAAGTAGTTACCCTAATAGGTAAATATACTCTAAGTGTATGAGTAACGACGGTGCCGTCGAGGTACATACCACAGGTTGGACCAGTATACAGGACATGCATTGGAGCAAACTGCAGGGAAGAGTGGAATGTGAGTAGGACCACAACTACATCAACCTGAATCTAGATCCTCAAATCACTGTTTACTTCCACTCAGATCCACTCTGTAACCACGTGACCGTTTTGGTTGCTTTTACTAGAGTTAAAACtaacttttcctacattcaaagTAACTCAAAAGAGTGTTGCACAAGAAAATggattgtagaaaaaaaaagatgttttaatATTAAGGATTCAGTTAACTGTAAACCAGTGGCACTCTGCTCATGAAATGTTGGTGTTAATGTGTTTGAACTGAACACCAGGTCACATGGTCTGTAGTTAAAGGGTAACTCTGGTCTATTTTCAGTTCCCATCACATCAAGTGAGTCTGACCAGGATCTCCACTACAGCCTTCATTCCTATAATACTCAACAATTCAGTATACACAGTACAGCTTTTTCTGTATATCAATATCCAAAGCCCTCCAAACATGTCTTTTTGACTTAAGTTGTAGTTATCTTTATTTCCTCACAAACCTGACATTGTTGTTAGGTATTTATTTTACGCTGCACAGTGGCAAATACAGACAGGCAGCTGTAGCAGGACGACAAAGTGTAACAAAAGTTGAGTAACAGCAAAGATGGCCTTCAGACTGATCATTTCTTTATTATTAATGTAAAGTGTGCCAGGATACTTGTAtgtttttgcacctttgaaaaatACTGTCTGCTCTAATAGACTGATATTGAAGGGCTCTGCCCCGAGGACAGCAAGGCCTAAGTGGCTCTCTTGTGGAGCAATGACTAAAATGTTGGTCAGAGTGAAGTGATATAAACAAAGAAATAGGAGTCTAGGTTTCAGGTCAAACTGGATTcttataaatacttaaaaactAAATATGAATACAGAAATGAGGAACTGGTCTGGTTATGACTACGTGACACACCTTAAAAAATGAAGAGATTGTGAAAGCAATCgcgacgtgtgtgtgtgtgtagggggaaACAGCTACAGAATCGAAGGGGTGTCTGTCAAACACACCAAGGGTTAGATATCCATAAAAATCCttgtttagtaataataataataataataaaaaaaatcaacttgtttaaatatgaataatataaGTCTGCTTTTTCATGGTTAGGAAATCAAATATAGTCTCTGTGGGGCTTAAAGGAGGAGGCAGGATGGGGGAGCCCTCCAATCACTACAACTCCATATCCTGGGCCTCGTCTTCTGAGAAATCAGACATTGAGCTTTCGGACGAAGAGTCTCCTGCCCCCTCTTCCTGCTCTTTTAGAGCCTCCTCTGTTGCATATTTCTGGATGTACTCTGAAGAAAGAGAACGAGAATGAGAAAGAGAGGAAGCAGATAGAGAGAAggagaaaaaagacaacagcagAATGGTCAGATGTACAGTAGAAGAAAAATACGGGAGAAGAAAACTGGTTTGCAGAAGCTGTAATATCTTGTTGGATGATAAAATTTTGCAGGTGATTAACTGATGACAGATCTAGGATCTAACGCAGACACATTTGGATTAAGCTGAACCTTTGATTTTCTGCTTGTACTCTTCTGGCCGGTGAAGGTACATGGCAGCTGCGTCTCCATTCAGTGGGTCAATGGGGTTTGGGTAGGCCAGCAGCTGGGGCAGGAACGACTCAAAGATGTTGGTCAGATCTGAAGGGGGAGATAAGAGAAATATGTCATCAGACAATATATAATCCAGTGGCTTGAATTTTAAATGAGTCAAAATTGCAGTGTAGAATGATCAAAGATTCATAGTGCATATGTTGAATGCCTATTCACAGATAGCATAACATCAAACAACAGCAATCTCTTTGACTAGGTCTGTTCAAGTAGGCCTCAGCTTTGAAAGAAAGCAGAGGCCTGTAGGAAAATCTGTAATTCTGCTCTTCTCTCCTAGGTGTCACCACTGGGTCCATCCATACAGGATAAACAACAGCTTTTCACAGTCCATTGTGTTATGTTTACATGCTTTAATCACTTGCTTTTGTTACCTCTCTCTTTGTAGATCTGTTACAAACAATTGCAACTTGATTGGTAGCTCTGCCAGTCATTTTTccgatctgacttttttttttttaaacaactgacAACTAAATCCACTGCATCTTATAAAACATCATAACAAAGATGACATCCATTTTAATGTCTAACAGGTCTGACTTTGTCTAAAAAGGAGATCAGAGCAGGTTAACACACTGGACACATCGGAAAATGGAAAGGAAAATGGATCCTTTCAGAAAATGGCAGTCTGAACTTGATATTTTATTGACTTAGAAactatttaaattaaattttaagcTTTAGCATTCTTTGTTTTTATCATCCAGAATAgcagtgaaaataaaaaagaaggtGCTGTACACCTGCTAGGGATATTATTGTGAAGTCATTTATATTGCTGAGCAGCTATCTTAGCCCTGTGGAGGGCCTCTAATGAGAAATTAATGTGGAAATGTACCAGGAGAAGGGCACAGGGACatgaagaggagcagagagggatACACAGTGAAAGCAGCAACTGTGTGACAAACAGCATATACAACTGCTGCCATTGAGCATGACGCTGTCTCTCACAGCTGACAGACAGTAAATCATTCCTGCCGAAGGTGAATGTTTTCTGACCTTGCCGGATGAGGGTATTACCTCATTAGTGGCCACTTCTCCCCTCACTAAGTAGATTAGGGTCAATTTTGCACCACTGCCTAATGCGCCCACACTTACTAGAGAGGGGCCCAGCAGTCACCTTTTTGGTGCTGATGGCAGTGTGTCAAGTTCTTCACACATAATCACACAGACCCCAATGAGGAAACTTAATATGGACACATGCGTAACACAGCCACTCACCATAGAGGGCTGTCCATGTCTGGTTGATGACATCTAAGCACACTGTCCCTGACCTGGGAAACCAAGAAGAAAACAGAGTTACTGTAGAGGGACAGGGCCAAAGTGGTCAGTAAACATCAATCTGTGTGCTAGCTCGTCTCAGTCCAAAGGGAAGATACTCGTAATTACCAATGTGATCACCTATTCTACATCCAAACACACCTAAACCTGCCAATGCTTAGGTCGTTCTAAATGTGACTAAGAAATGGAGACTTCTTTAGGCCAAAAATGGAGATAGAGAATTAACCTTTGCAGACCTTAGCATCCTGTATCACTTGCATAGCACAGCATGTTTGGACACAAAGCATGTCATTTCTTATGCTCTTTGTCTCTGAATCAAACAGTTATAAGACATAGTAGATGAGGCTAGGTTGTAGTACGTGATCATGGGACCCTGTTTCCACCACAGCTGCCAATGATCCGATGAGGCTCAGGGAGTGTTTAGTAATTTATATTCATTGTTTAATCATCTAATTTAAATGAAACAGCCACACGTAGTTTAATATTAATGTAAAAGGAAAATGACACCATTGACAGATGACCAGATTAAATGCTGTTGCACTGCATAAAATTAAAGATATCTATGAATTTGAACATTGTTAGAAACATTTGACATAATATAAATACACAGGCCAATGAAATATTAACATAGTTTTAGTGGTTTTAAGTACTTTAATATGGAAATGCTGTATGTTAAAGctttctaaaaaaaaagtttagaaaactCTTAATCTACCTGCAAAATTGTGAAAAATCCCTTAAGACTGGATTCATATGGTTTTCAGCTACTGAGTGAGACATAGAAGTTACACTGATTATGTATTTACCATTTAACACTTCTTGCTCGTTTCCTGTTACGTGTTGTAACTTCTACTGTAAACATGGGTACTATGGATGATTACATACTTTTGTGactatcattttttattttccaggCTGAATGAGGACTAACTGTATTAACCATAGATTTTGGGCTTTGTGAGGTGGAGAAGGAGGGACATTTTCAGTCTGTCCCTCCAGACCCACCTTCAATGTCCTGCAAGACATTTATCTTTCAAGCAGAAGATTACAAGCCATATTGACAGAAAGTGTTTGGCCAAGCTTGTTTCTTGTGTGATTATCTGTATGGTACAGCGGCAGATTGTGCGGAAGGTGAGGGATGAAAAAGGTGTAGTTCACAATACAGTCTTGTTCAGTATTTCTTCATGTGAATCCCACAAGGAAATAAATTGTGAAGATGAGTGAGTTACTCAATTAAACACGTCTTCGGTTTACAGCAGCTTTCCTTACCACTaatacaaaaacatgaaaaacactgacacattAATTGCATTTATACGATTCACTTACGCTTCATCAATGTTGGGATGAAAAATCTTGTTCATGAATCCTGAGAGGAGTAAGAGAGATATTAGTTTAAAATGAGAATGCCCCCACATTTGAAAGCGAAATGCTGCAAAAGTTTCAAGTGACGGCAAAACTCCTACCTATTGATGGCGATTTGAAAGGGTATTTATCAGGAAGATCTACTCGCACCTTCCACACGCCCCCCTCATATGGTGCTGTTCACAAAGAGGAcagaaaaataatgaaagaacACAGGCACAATTTTATTCCACTGAATATCATCTTCCATCCTTCACGCCCCCAATTCATTTTGACACTGTAGGGTAATAGCAAATTTCTGCACGCTTTTCTCATCTGCTCAGAAACAACAAAAAGGGGGTCGCCTGAGAAATGAGCTACACATGCCACCTCCTTCtgccattttcttttatttcacgcAGTAATGTATTTCAGCCCCAGAGACTTCTTTACTTCCACTTCATATAATATTCTGACATcaaagagaaagaggaagagaatgaGATTGTCTGTACGCTGTAGTCTCCGAGAACAGCTGTGAGTAACAGGACCCACATGTgctgtactgaaactgaaaagGACACAGATGTCTGAAAACACACTTTTAAGATATGAATGGtggtggacacacagacacaacagtaGCACTTACTTGGCATAGTTCTGAGGCATCATAAACATGGTCAAACACCCACTCCCACTCCTCATGGATATCCAAGTGGCAGTGGTAGTAGTGAGACAGATGTTGCCAACTGCAGATGAAACATGCATTTCCTGCAGAGGAGGCTGCTCTACTTATCCAAATTTCCCTCAAGCCCAGCTCCACTCTGCTTTACACTTTGTAGCCTCAGGCCTGGTTTCAATCCATTTTACATTCCTGGCCTAGTGCGATGAGCCTCTCTTTAGGTTTCAGACATGAGAATGACTGAGATTCCTTTGTTGCCTGCCCTTAAAAAACATTCACTATCACTTTTCATGGTCAGTTGAGTTTAACTAAACATTAGATGCAGCCTGATTATTACTTTGGCAACACTGATTGTAACGTTGATGTGGttcatcagtctttttttttttgcgttttaaAGACTGAGTCAAGGGGGAGGGAAGCTCAAAACCCCACGAGTGTTTGTTTGATGAATTTAAGGTGATTTGGAGGATGTAACACAAcagtaataaatgaaaaaaagagaaataacttACTTCCCTGTGGTCCAAAAAACTTCACTACAAATTCATTGAGTCCACTGAGGATGGTGACTTCATGTTTGCTCTCAATGCTGTAAGACTGTTAAGGGAattcacaagacaaaaaaaagccaagaagcctacaggataaaaatgataaaacaaaacaatttgacATCTCAGTATTAGATAAAAATCCTTTCTTATGAGCACGATCCAACTCTCCATTAACATTTCCATTCTTGTACCCAACAATAGTACATtataactttgaaaaaaaaataaaacaacaataacaaattgACACATTATCATAATACACAACAAATGACAGAAATATCCAAGTCAGCTGGATGTTCAACAAACTTGCTGTGAATTCTCCAGTCAATGACATGCTAAAGGCTACATCAGACATACTGTACTAAGGTGTCTCTGCTCTGGAATAAGATAAAATACTCTCTGACTTGTTTGTATTTCTTGAAACTACTCACAATCTACTTGGGTGGTACTGAACCAAGAATACAGCACCAGTGCCTTGGTATTAATCGCCATAGATAAGAACCAAAAACCAAGCCAGCTCTGCCATGAT
This region of Sphaeramia orbicularis chromosome 12, fSphaOr1.1, whole genome shotgun sequence genomic DNA includes:
- the ube2h gene encoding ubiquitin-conjugating enzyme E2 H, producing the protein MSSPSPGKRRMDTDVVKLIESKHEVTILSGLNEFVVKFFGPQGTPYEGGVWKVRVDLPDKYPFKSPSIGFMNKIFHPNIDEASGTVCLDVINQTWTALYDLTNIFESFLPQLLAYPNPIDPLNGDAAAMYLHRPEEYKQKIKEYIQKYATEEALKEQEEGAGDSSSESSMSDFSEDEAQDMEL